The Amycolatopsis japonica nucleotide sequence GGGCCCGCGGTCTTGATCCCCGCGCCGGTGCCGACGAACAGCCCGGCGCCGATCGCCCCACTGATGGCCAGCATGGTGACGTGCCGCCGCCGGAACCCGGTGCCGAGCGATTTCGTCTCGATCGCGGTCACGGGTTCGGCGGGACCTGGTGCGGGCATGGCGGATCCATTCGTCTGCGGTACTGGCGAGCTCAACCGCGGGACAACTCTTCCAGCCGTTCGTGCAGCCGGTCGACGTGGTCCTCGCTTTCGGGCTTCATCAGCACGCTACGCAGGATCCTCGCGCCGTCCGCATCCGCGTCGACCCCGGTGTGACGCAGACCGAACTGCGCCTCGCCGATCCGCAGCGTGCTGAGGAACACCGGCTCCCTGGCCGCGGCCATGCCGGTACGCAGGATCCGCGCGCTCTCCTCGTCGATCCTCGACAGCGAAAGCGGATCCGTCCGGGGGAAGTAGGTGACGATGTCGAGTTCCGGTGGCTGGTACAGGTCGAACCGCTCGGAGTCCTCCAGCAGCTTCGCCCACCGCAACGCCGCGCGGCGCCCGGCCGCGAGCACCCGGCCCAGCCCGTCGGGGGTGGGTGGCAGGACGCGGAAGGTGAGCCACAACGCGGCGGCGGCCGCGCCCGCCCGGGAGCATTCGAGGCTGATCTCGCCGAGATGCAGGTCTTCCGAGGTGAAGTAGGTGTACGGCGAATCGTGCAGGAAGAACCGGCCCACGCCGGGGTCCTTGAACAGCACCGCGCCGCAACCGTAGGGCTGGAGGCCGTGCTTGTGCGGATCGATGACGATCGAGTCGGCCTCGGCGATGGCCAGCCACGGGGCTTCGGGCAGCCCCTCGGGACCGTCCAAACCGGACAGAAGCCGGAAGAATCCCCCGTAGGCTGCGTCGACGTGCACCCGGACGCCGTAGCGCTCGCGCAGCGCCAGCGCTTCGTGGATCGGCTCCACGGTGCCCAGCGCGGTCGTCCCGGCGGTGAGGACGACGGTGCCGACCTTCCCGGTGCGCAGCAGATCTTCGAGCGCGTCGAGGTCCATCGCGCCGCGCGCGTCGACGGGAACCGTATGCCCCTCGACACCGAGGACGCCGCACATCCGTCCGTGCGTGTAGTGCGCCTCGGCGCTGTACGCGATCCCCTTGCCCGGATGCGTTTCCCGCGCGACGAACAGCGCCTCGAGGTTCGCGATCGTGCCGCTGGTGGTCAGATGCCCCAGATGCTCCCGGTAGCCGAACATCGTGGCCAGTGCATGGACGACCTCGCGTTCCATCTCGGCCGTCGCGGGACCGCC carries:
- a CDS encoding pyridoxal phosphate-dependent decarboxylase family protein, which produces MDFRYWLGQALTSNEAWAETFTPVRPHPSLEISDGRFETAFEELTERLKDNYPFFHPSYAGQMLKPPHPAAVVGYLTAMLVNPNNHALDGGPATAEMEREVVHALATMFGYREHLGHLTTSGTIANLEALFVARETHPGKGIAYSAEAHYTHGRMCGVLGVEGHTVPVDARGAMDLDALEDLLRTGKVGTVVLTAGTTALGTVEPIHEALALRERYGVRVHVDAAYGGFFRLLSGLDGPEGLPEAPWLAIAEADSIVIDPHKHGLQPYGCGAVLFKDPGVGRFFLHDSPYTYFTSEDLHLGEISLECSRAGAAAAALWLTFRVLPPTPDGLGRVLAAGRRAALRWAKLLEDSERFDLYQPPELDIVTYFPRTDPLSLSRIDEESARILRTGMAAAREPVFLSTLRIGEAQFGLRHTGVDADADGARILRSVLMKPESEDHVDRLHERLEELSRG